One window of the Anguilla rostrata isolate EN2019 chromosome 13, ASM1855537v3, whole genome shotgun sequence genome contains the following:
- the pcif1 gene encoding mRNA (2'-O-methyladenosine-N(6)-)-methyltransferase, protein MASENHGTVKGEPALVMSPSGPSSSQGQPLLPSTSKPIQELPDELIQAGWSKCWSKRENRPYYFNRFTNQSLWEVPVLGQHDVISDPLGLNAAPASGEGAGDPSLGNGQRKRRLSEEAPQGTPNSFKRPKVEAMPVTPTTPTVPISPSTPGAKPWSSGTEDKQAPAPAPAPAPAPYRPTAVYWDLDVPTNAVIRERAPADHLPPHPEMELLRAQLTSKLRQHYHELCYQREGIEPPRESFNRWMLERKVVDKGSDPLLPSECDPVISPSMFREVMNDIPIRLSRIKYKEEARRLLFKYAEAAKKMIDSRNATPESRKVVKWNVEDTMNWLRKDHSASKEDYMDRLEHLRKQCGPHVTAVARDSVEGICTKIYHISAEYARRIRHAHQALLKDCNIADGPDPPEVQDRLVYCYPVRLAIPSPPQPRVELHFENDIACLRFKGEMVKVNRNYFNKLELLYRYSCIDDSRFEKFLSRVWCLIKRYQVLFGSGINEGTGLQGALPVPVFEALHKQFGVSFECFASPLNSYFKQFCSAFPDIDGFFGSRGPFLSFRPASGSFEANPPFSEELMDTMVTHFEELLERSNEPLSFIIFVPEWRNPPTPALTRMEASRFRRHQMTVPAFEHEYRSGSQHICKREEMYYKAVHGTAVLFLQNAAGFAKWEPTPERLQELQAAYRVSGRSLSSPGPSSTPTPTTTTTTPPTPSANAAGDKDPKSEPEAASTDTPATPDNGSPKEKTPPNAAAV, encoded by the exons ATGGCCAGTGAAAATCACGGAACAGTGAAGGGAGAGCCGGCGCTAGTGATGTCACCCTccggcccctcctcctcacagGGCCAGCCCCTCCTGCCCTCAACCAGCAAACCCATCCAAGAGCTGCCAG ATGAGCTGATCCAAGCAGGCTGGTCCAAATGCTGGAGCAAGCGGGAGAACCGGCCCTACTACTTCAATCGCTTCACCAACCAGTCGCTGTGGGAGGTGCCGGTGCTGGGGCAGCATGATGTCATC TCCGACCCCCTGGGTTTAAACGCAGCTCCGGCCTCGGGTGAGGGGGCCGGGGACCCCAGCCTGGGAAACGGGCAGCGCAAGAGACGCCTGTCTGAGGAGGCCCCTCAGGGGACCCCCAACAGTTTCAAGAGACCCAAG GTGGAGGCGATGCCCGTGACTCCGACGACCCCCACCGTCCCCATCTCCCCCAGCACGCCGGGGGCTAAGCCGTGGAGCTCCGGCACGGAGGACAAGcaggccccggccccggccccggctcCCGCCCCGGCCCCCTACCGCCCTACAGC GGTGTACTGGGACCTGGACGTGCCGACCAACGCGGTGATCCGGGAGAGGGCCCCGGCAGACCACCTCCCGCCCCACCCCGAGATGGAGCTGCTGCGTGCCCAGCTGACCAGCAAGCTGCGCCAGCACTACCACGAGCTCTGCTACCAGCGAGAGG ggatcGAGCCCCCCCGGGAGTCTTTCAACCGCTGGATGCTGGAGCGCAAGGTGGTGGACAAGGGCAGCGACCCCCTGCTGCCCAGCGAGTGCGACCCGGTCATATCGCCCTCCATGTTCCGCGAGGTGATGAACGACATCCCCATCAG GTTGTCCCGCATAAAATACAAGGAGGAGGCCCGGAGGCTCCTGTTCAAATACGCGGAGGCCGCCAAGAAAATGATCGACTCGAG GAACGCCACGCCGGAGAGCCGAAAGGTGGTGAAGTGGAACGTGGAGGACACCATGAACTGGCTGAGGAAAGACCACTCCGCCAGCAAAGAGGACTACATG GACCGCCTGGAGCACCTGCGCAAGCAGTGCGGACCGCACGTGACTGCGGTGGCCCGGGACTCCGTGGAGGGCATCTGCACCAAGATCTACCACATCTCCGCCGAGTACGCGCGCCGCATCCGCCACGCGCACCAGGCCCTGCTCAAGGACTGCAACATCGCCG ATGGTCCAGATCCCCCGGAGGTCCAGGACCGGTTGGTGTACTGCTACCCGGTTCGACTGGCgatcccctcacccccccagcccagagTCGAGCTGCACTTCGAGAACGACATCGCCTGCCTGCGCTTCAAGGGCGAGATGGTCAAGGTCAACCGCAACTACTTCAACAAGCTG gaGCTTCTCTATCGGTACAGCTGCATCGACGATTCAAGGTTTGAGAAGTTCCTGTCACGGGTGTGGTGCCTTATCAAGAGATACCAG GTGTTGTTTGGTTCGGGTATAAACGAGGGTacgggcctgcagggggcgctcccCGTTCCCGTCTTTGAGGCTCTGCACAAGCAGTTCGGCGTCAGTTTCGAGTGCTTCGCCTCGCCGCTGAACAGCTACTTCAAACAGTTCTGCTCCGCCTTCCCGGACATCGACGGCTTCTTCGGATCCcgggg GCCTTTCCTGAGCTTCCGTCCAGCCAGTGGTTCCTTTGAGGCCAACCCACCTTTCAGTGAGGAGCTGATGGACACCATGGTGACTCATTTTGAG GAGCTCCTGGAGCGCTCGAACGAGCCGCTGTCCTTCATCATCTTCGTCCCGGAGTGGCGCAACCCTCCGACCCCGGCGCTGACCCGTATGGAGGCCAGCCGCTTCCGCCGCCACCAGATGACCGTGCCGGCGTTCGAGCATGAGTACCGCAGCGGCTCCCAGCACATCTGCAAGAG GGAGGAGATGTACTACAAGGCGGTCCACGGCACGGCGGTGCTCTTCCTGCAGAACGCGGCCGGCTTCGCCAAGTGGGAGCCCACCCCGGAGaggctgcaggagctgcaggcgGCATACCGCGTTTCGGGGCGCTCCCTGTCCTCCCCCggaccctcctccacccccacccccaccaccaccaccaccaccccccccaccccctccgccaaCGCGGCGGGGGACAAGGACCCCAAAAGCGAGCCGGAGGCGGCGAGCACGGACACTCCGGCGACCCCGGACAACGGCAGCCCCAAGGAAAAGACTCCCCCGAACGCCGCGGCCGTTTAA
- the LOC135237386 gene encoding deoxynucleotidyltransferase terminal-interacting protein 1, whose product MGAHRSEGRRDWLQQDVAEQQVAMSPWNVMIKHRQVHRRGRRSQMTVSYTDPVLSMDLLRTVLQPSFNDDILAVFKKYMKFFEKAASNVKENVGEDVQTEQLIREACRNCLEHAKQLFPDAVARSGPEPPVKRPRPVEDSSSQRGSPVPKKRKGRPPGPVTVYDRPISYSTPAKPKNSEPVKREGPKWDPSRLNEKSTFVLGSRANKALGMGGTRGRIYIKHADLFKYAADAQDKHWLAERQHMRATGGKMAYLLIEEDVQDLAQSDDYRDCPELKLDEMKPFAVPLWMIEKMQKAMEAQRSERE is encoded by the exons ATGGGTGCTCACAGGAGTGAAGGGCGGAGAGACTGGCTACAGCAAGATGTTGCAGAACAGCAGGTCGCGATG AGTCCGTGGAATGTCATGATCAAACATCGGCAGGTTCATCGCAGGGGACGGCGCTCGCAGATGACCGTCAG CTATACTGACCCTGTGCTGTCCATGGACCTTCTGAGAACTGTACTGCAGCCAAGCTTCAATGATGACATCCTTGCTGTCTTTAAGAAGTACATGAAA TTTTTTGAGAAGGCTGCCAGCAACGTAAAGGAGAACGTCGGCGAGGACGTGCAGACGGAGCAGCTGATCAGAGAGGCCTGCAGAAACTGCTTGGAGCAC GCAAAGCAGCTCTTTCCTGATGCGGTTGCCAGATCTGGTCCGGAGCCCCCAGTCAAG CGCCCACGGCCCGTGGAGGACAGCTCAAGCCAGAGGGGCAGTCCCGTCCCGAAGAAG CGGAAAGGTCGTCCCCCTGGGCCAGTCACTGTTTATGATCGTCCCATTTCCTACAGCACCCC AGCCAAGCCCAAGAACTCTGAGCCTGTGAAGCGCGAGGGACCCAAG TGGGACCCTTCCAGGCTGAATGAAAAGAGCACATTCGTCCTCGGTTCAAGGGCAAACAA AGCTCTAGGGATGGGTGGCACCAGAGGGAGGATTTACATCAAACACGCTGACCTCTTCAAG taTGCTGCAGATGCACAGGACAAACACTGGCTGGCAGAAAGACAGCACATGAGGGCTACAGGAGGAAAGATG GCCTACCTTCTCATTGAAGAAGATGTACAGGATCTTGCTCAGAGTGACGATTACAG GGACTGCCCTGAACTGAAGCTGGATGAAATGAAGCCCTTCGCCGTCCCACTGTGGATGATCGAGAAGATGCAGAAAGCCATGGAGGCGCAGAGGTCGGAGAGGGAATAG